GTAGAATTTATATCTAAAGAACAGGCTTTGAAAAAGTGGAAAGAGGAATGGGAAGACAAAAAATACTTGCTTGAGGGCTATAGTGGGGATAATAATCCGCTCCCGCCTTCTTTAAATATAAGGATTGCAAAGCCTGAATATGCTGAAGAGGTAGTAAAAAAGGCTGAGGGCTTAGAAAAAAGTGTAAAGGTAAGGTATAGTAAGGCAGCAGTAGATGCAATAGAAAAGCTATCAGGTGCTACAAGGCTTGTGGGCTCTATTATTGTATTAGTACTTATATTAATATCTGTGATAATAATTACCAATACGATAAAGCTTACTGTATATGCTAGACGTAGAGAAATAAATATAATGAAATATATAGGTGCCACAGACTGGTACATCAGATGGCCATTTGTAATTGAAGGTTTTACAATAGGTGTTACCGGGGGAATAATGGGTACTTTGCTAATTGCGTTATTATATAATATCCTGCTCAATAAATTGACAGTCATGGAAGGACAGCCTAATTTTTTAGATATTTTTCGCTTACTTCCCTTAAATGGAATTATAAGCCAGGTGTTTGCTGTCTTTGTATTAGTAGGAGCTGCTGTAGGTATATTATCCAGTATAGTTTCAATGCGTAGATATTTAAGGGTATAGAATTGGAGGTGCTGTTTTGAAAAAATCAATAAAAGTAATCTCGATTATTTTGACATTAGCACTTGTCACCTGTTTTGCTAATGCTGCGTTTGCGTCAGGGCTTGATGAAAAGAAAAAGGATCTTGCTAAACAAAAGGGAAATATAAAAAACAATATAACTGAAACAAAAGATAAGTTGGAAAGTGTAAAAGATGAGCAAAATCAAGTTGTAAATCAGCTGGATACTATACAAAAAGATCTGGCAAACAAGGAAAAGGAACTTGAGAAAGTAGAAGCCCATTTAAGCGATACTCAGGAGAAACTTATACATACACAAAAAGAACTGGAAGAAGCAAAGGAAAAGGCAAATGAGTATGAAAATGATACAGCTGAGCGTTTGAGAGCCATGTATATGAATGGTACTTCATCCTATTTGGAGGTATTGTTGGAAGCTAAGAGTATGCATGATCTATTAAACAGGATAGTTATGGTACAGGAACTGGTATCCTTTGATGCTAAAACACTGGATAGACTTGAAAATTATAAGGGTGAGATAGCCCAAAAGCATGCTATTCTCAAGGAGCAGGAAGAAGAGGTTACAAAGACTAAAACATTGGTATCAAGGCAAAAGCG
This genomic stretch from Xylanivirga thermophila harbors:
- the ftsX gene encoding permease-like cell division protein FtsX; this encodes MKIDTLKNFVKQGIKNAYANGTMSAASIVAIIAALSVLGMVMVAVLNLNYMVDGLESKVEVSVFLQDDVTYGDVITLKDDIKAWQGVTDVEFISKEQALKKWKEEWEDKKYLLEGYSGDNNPLPPSLNIRIAKPEYAEEVVKKAEGLEKSVKVRYSKAAVDAIEKLSGATRLVGSIIVLVLILISVIIITNTIKLTVYARRREINIMKYIGATDWYIRWPFVIEGFTIGVTGGIMGTLLIALLYNILLNKLTVMEGQPNFLDIFRLLPLNGIISQVFAVFVLVGAAVGILSSIVSMRRYLRV